The DNA region TCTCGGTGAAGCCACGGTCGGTGAACACGTCCTTCCAGTTGCGGTAGTACAGCGGGACGCCGTCGACCTCGTTCACCGCGTCCGTGGCCGCGCCCCGACGATCCGCCGCCTCGCCCTCGTTTTCGGCCGTGATGAGGCGATCGTCGGTGATCCGGTGGAGTTCGTCGAACACCCAGTCGTCGTCGGGGTGGACGTGTTGCAGCGTCTCGACCGAGAACACGACGTCGAACCGGCCGTCGTCGAACCCGGTGATCGTGTTCTGGATGGCGTCGACGTGAAACGTGCCCTGGGCAGCGAGTTCGGGGTAGGTCTCGGCCATCACGTCGAGCGCGTCGGGGTTGATCTCGATCCCGTGGAGGTTCTCGTAGCCGTGATCGTGGAGGTGCGCGAGGTGGCGGCCCACGCTGCAGCCGAGTTCGAGGATCGCCGCGTCGCGGTCGACGGATGCGAGGCGCTCGCGGATCGCTTCGCTCGTCGCGTTCGGCCCGTGGTGGGCGTAGTACGTCGGCGAGTACGCACCCGTTCGTTCCGCCCACCGTCGTCTGGCCTCGGAGGAATCCACGTCCGCCAGAGCACGTCGGCGCGTAAAGACACTCCGACTCCCGGTCCGTGTGCCGTTCCCGGGCCGTGTGCCGTGCTACCGGACGATGCCCATGACTTAACTGTGTCGGCTCCCTATGAGGGTTGTGAGTGAACAAAACGGGCGTCGAAACCTCCGTATGCCCGACGACGACGAGCTGTTCGCGGTCGTGACCGAACACAACGGCGGGAACCACGTTCGCGTCCGGTGTGAGGACGGCGAGAACCGGATGGGCCGGATCCCCGGCCGAATGAAGTACCGAACGTGGATCGAAGAGGGCGACGTCGTCCTCGTCGAGCCGTGGAGTTGGCAGGACGAGAAGGCCAACATCGAGTGGCGCTACAAGAGCCAGGACGCCGACCAGCTCCGACGCGAAGGCCATATCGAGTAGCGCTCGTCGCGCTCGAACGGCCAGGCCCCACCATCGAGGCTTCCACCACACGACCGCTACAGCGAACCGCCACGCTGCCCGGATCGGTGCTGTTTTCTCAGCGAACCCTTGTCCCTCGATCACACCCCACACACCGCTCGTACGGTGAGTGCCATCGGGAACGTCCGTGTCGAAACGCGCAACTCCCGCCCCCGGGTACGGCCGAGCAGTGACCGAGTACGATGCGGTGCTGTTCGACAACGACGGCGTCCTGATCGAGCCGCCGGCACCTGACACCCAGCGCGAAGCGACGCGGGCCGCGTTCGCCGAGATGGGTATCGACGCGGTCGATCGACGCCACGTTCTCGACGTCGTGAACGGCGTCACCGTCGAACGGCTCCACGAGATCTGCGCCGCTCACGACCTCGACCCGGACGCGTTCTGGGAAGCGCGCGAGCGCCACGACGAACGCTCCCAGCTGGACGCGTTCAGAGCGGGCACCAGGGATCGCTACGACGACGTTGCGGCGATCACGGACCTCTCGCAGGCCTGTGGCGTCGTGAGCAACAACCACCACTCCACCGTGGCGTTCGTGCTGGAGTTCTTCGAGCTGCGATCGCCCTTCGACACCCACTACGGCCGCGAGAAGACCGTCGACAGTCTTTGGCACAAGAAGCCGAACCCACACTACCTCGATCGAGCACTCGACGACCTCGACGCCGAGTCGGCGCTCTACGTCGGCGACAGCGAGAGCGACGTGATCGCGGCCCGTCGGGCGGGCATCGACTCGGTGTTCGTCCGCCGAGCGCACTGCCGTGACGTGACTCTCGCGGCGACGCCGACCTACGAGGCGGACGACCTCCACGAGGTCGCGGCGATCGTCGATCGATAGTTCCTCGGTCGGATCGGGAAACGTCGCGAAGGAGCGTTCGTCTTCGAGCTACCCCTCAGCGCCGCCGGACGGTCCGCACGGCGGGAAGCCCTCGACCTGGACGAAAACCTGTCTGTTCTGTGGGTCGATCTCCTCCCAGCTCACGCTCCCCCGTTCGACGATTCGATCCGGTGCCATCGCCGGATCGCTCAGGACGGTGTAGGCGGTGAGTCCCGGCGGGCGGAGCGATGGTCCCTCGCTCTCGCCGCCCTCGCCACCGCCCTCCCCGCCGCCCGGCGGCTGGGCGCAGAGGTCCGGCAGGGGATCGGCCGCCGGGCCACTCACTTCGCCGACGACGATCCGCATGGCCATCCCGAAGATCTCGTGCGGTGCGCAGTTCATCTCGTAGACGCCTGGCTTCTCGAACGTGTAGAGCCAGTACCCGCCCTGAGGCAGCAACGGCCCGGAAAACGGCGGCACCAGCCGTGGGATCCGCCGTTGGTAGCCGAACTGCGGGTGGTACGCCACCACGTTGTGGTGGGGCGTCGCCATGGTGAACTTCACCGTGTCGCCCGGCTCGACGTACAGTCCCGTGGGCTCGAAGAAAAACCCCGCTCCGCCTTCGCCCTGACTGATGAGCGCCTGAACCTCGTGATCGGGTTCGACGGGTGGAGCGACCTTCGCGACCTGTGAGGAGAACCCGTACACCGGATGCACCTCGTGATCCGAGACGAGCGCGTTGCCGTCCTGGAGCCTGTCGACGGGGATGCGTCCGTCGCTCTCGTCCTCGTCGCCGTGAGCGCTGGCGATCCCGCTGAACGCCGAGAGGCCCACGCCAGCGCCGAGCGCCTGGATGACGCGTCGCCTGTCGAGTCCGTAGTCGATACCGCTGTCGTCCGTCGAGTGGTTCGGATCGGTCATGATCCACCGACAGCGTTCCGCCGTATCGTCGTATAGGTGGACGCTAGGCGGCTAGCGGGTGGACGTTTGGGGCGTCGAGTCCGAGGAGCAAACGGAAGGTGAGCCCACTCGTGACACTCCTCGACCGTCTTCGACATCTCGCACGCACCCCGCTGGCGAACCTCCGGCGGAGTCTCTGGTGGGTGCGCAAGACGTTCTTCACGAAGCCGCGCTCGTCGACTCGCTCGCTCACCGTGCCGCTGTCGGTCGCGGAGGTGACACGGTTGCTCGGCCAGCACCATTTCGAGCCCGGGTGGGAGCTCTCCTATCACTACCGAGGCGAGATCCTCAACCTCCGACGGGTCGAATACGTGGCTCATCCGTCCGGCCTCGAATGGTGGCAGGTGCATCTCCGTGGGTACGACCACCCGGACGGGCTCGAACTGGCGGCACACTTCGAAACCGAGCCGAGCGAACACCCCGACACGCATATCGAGACGGTGGGTCTCGACGTCGACCGGGGGATGGCAACGCTCACGGACCTACTCGACGAGCACGACGTCGAATACGAACGCTCCGACGGATGACCGTTCCGCCGACGTTGGCTGGCCCGTATCCAGCCGTCGGCTCGCGATTCACTACCTCGGACCGAGTCCGGAAACGAACTGGACGTTCGACTCAGTAGTCGAGCGCGAACGCCAGGAGGTCCCCCATCGTGAACTCGCCGTCGTCCGAGTGCGGTGCGGGAAGCGTCGGCTCCCAGCCGGGTTCGACTGTCAGGTACGAGCTCGGATCGGCGGCGGCCAGCCCGACCAGCACCTCCGCGACGATCCGACTCCCGACCGGCCCGAGTCGCTCGCCGCCCGTTCTCTCGCGTGCCTCGCCGAGGACGTAGTACCACAGCGGGGCCTCCGTCTTCGGGGGCTGGTCGTGCGCTTCCAGCGCCTCGTCGAACCCGATCTCCTCGTTCGAGAGGGGCTCCTCCTCCATCGCCCGGGCGACCGCCTGGCCCGACGGGAGGCCGAGCCGTCGGCCCCGCACGAGGTTTCGGGAGGCGAGCGATCGCAGCCACGGCTCGTCGGCGGTCATAAAGGGTAGATCGAGCAGGTCGGGCGCGAGCTTCGGATCGATCCCGGTGATCGGCTGGGGGTCGATATCGCCCTCGATCGCGAAGAGATGTCGCCAGTCGACGACCCTGTCCTGGGTGACTGGCTCGAACCCACGCCCCAGACTCGTCTGTGAGTTCGTGCCGAACAGTTCCAGGGGGTTGTCCGCGTCGAAGGTGTCGTTGACGCGGTACTCGAAGCGTGCCTGGCTGTGGCCGAACCGATACGCAGCGCCAGCGAATTCGAGCGGCAGGTAGGCGTCGTCGTCCCGGTCGATCGTGTAGTACTCGCGTTCGTCGCGGACCGCTTCGACGACCTCGGGCTGACAGACCCGCGGCAGGAAGTCCTCGAGGACGACCCACTGGTAGTGCCACCGAACGAGCTGTTGGGCCTCGCCGAACACCTCCTCGTCCTCGCCGTCGCGCAGCCAGTCCACGACCCGGTTGTGGAACTTCAACATTGCGTGCTGGAGCTGGGCGACGAGAAGGTTCTCGTCGTTGCGCGGATCGCCGATGATGGCCGTCCCGTCGCGGGTGCGCGAGAGGTCGTTCGGCTCGTCCGCGTCGTTGAGTCCGAGCAGGAACTTCTCGCCGTCGCCGGAGTGCGGTCCCGAGCCGAACGTCGACTGGTAGAGATGGCGGGAGACGTCGGGACCCGAACCGTAGACGTTGTCGAGGTCGAGCCGCGGCGTCCGGAAGTTCCGGAGCGCGTCGGGATCGTTCTGCCGGCTGAGGCTCGACAGCGGGTCGAGCGTGATGTCGTGATCGATGAACTGGCCGAGGAAGACGTAGCCGGCAGGGGCCTGGGCTTCCTCGACCGGCGTCTCGCCCTCGTCGAGAGGGCCGTCCGGGAGCCCCAGCTCCTGTAGGAAGGCCACGTCGTGGTCTGCGGCCTGGAGATACGGGAACAGCCGCCCGAATCGGCCGTGTCCCGGGGAGGCGGGGCCGCGAGGGACGTTCATCATCCCGCGGTGGTTGACCGTGCCGTGGTGGGGTATCGTCGGCATCCCCGGCTTCTCGTCCATCGACATCGACCCGCCCATCGATCCGCCGCTGGACGAACCCGTCTCGCCGTCGTCGGTCGACACCGGGACGAAGAGATCGACGGCGGTCGTCGTGTCGCTCAGCGCGACCGCTTCGGTGTGGAGATCCGTGTCGGCGTCGAGCACCCGGACGTAGACCTCCGGCACGCCCTCCTCCGGGCCGCCGATCAACTCCACGTCGAACACCAGTTCGAACCGCCCGTCGCCGTCGGTGTCGGTGGTGCCGAGCAGGTCGTCGGGACCGGAATCGGCGTCGAACGCTTCGATTCGCGTGTCCGCGAGGGGACCGTTCGGTGGTGAGACGACCGTGCCCTCGAGCGTGTACCGTTCGCTCATCGGCAGCTCCTCCCGACAGTGGAGCCCCTTCGCCGACCAGACCGATCGCTCGGGAACGGACCCGTCGCCCGAACGCCAGCGCGTGTGGTCCCGGTCACGGTGGTCGGTTCCGTCGAGGTGGCGTCGAGCGGCCACACGTGTTGCCGCCAGCCCCCGTCGTCGACACTTCCTTCGCTTGCGATATCGTTTGGACCCGTCATGATCCACCGGTAGCGTCGCCACGGACCGTGATATACCACGACGCTAGGTGCATAGCGGGACACCCGGGGTTGTTCTCGTTGGTGATGTTGCCGACGGAAGGTCGTCGTAGATTCAGGAGAACGGCAGTTCGGACGATCGCTGTTAGCTTCAGAGGGGCTGAGATCGGTCAAAAAACCGTCTGTAGCGGTTGTGTGTCGATATCGCACAGCTGCGGTGGAATTATTGTCGTTTTGGTTGATACTTGGTGTTGATGGCGAGCTATGCGCAGCTTCGAAGTGCCAAGTAAACGGGGGGCGGCGTTCACGGGATCGACGAACCGCGAGGATAGCGGGAAAGGGAGCCGGCTGAGATCGGTCACTGTCGCGTACGGCGTCGATCGGCGGTTCGAGACCCTTCCGGGGAGGCCGGGCTGATGGTGGGGTCGGCTCCGGTGTACGTGACGCTGCTCGCAGTTTCAGCGGCGGCCACTGTCGGATTGGGACTCTACGCGTGGCGACGGCGGCGCGCGCCGGGCGCACGGGCGTTCGCCGGCCTGATGGCCGCCATGACGGTCTGGTCGGCGGCCGGGGCCGCGACGACCGTTTCGTTCGATCCGGGGGCACACCTGTTCTGGGAGAACGTCCAGTACTTCGGGATCGCGTTCGTCCCGGTGTGCTGGCTGCTGTTCGCGACGGCGTACACGGGCTACGACGAGGTCGTCTCGCGGCGCTCGATCTGCCTGCTCTCGGCGCTTCCGGTGGCGACGCTCGCGCTGGTCTGGACCAACCCCTGGCACGGGCTCGTCTGGCTCGACAGCGAGGTGGTCGTCGTGGGCGGGATCGCCACGGTCCAACACCAGCTGGGGCCGTGGTTCTGGGTGAACTTCCTCTACGCGTACACGCTCATCGGCATCGCGTCGTTCCTGCTGCTTCGCCTCGCGGTCGTCTCGGAGTACCTCTACGCCGATCAGTCGGTTCTCCTGGGGATCGGGACGGTCGTCCCGCTCGCCGGCAACGCCGTCTCGGTGTTCGGATTGCTCCCGTTGCCCGGGTTCGACCTCACCCCGTTCGCGTTCACCGTCACCGGTGTGGCGTTCGGCTACGCGCTCTTCCGACAGCAGCTGCTCGATCTGGTGCCGGCGACCCGACGGATCGGGCGCGACGCCGCGATCGCCGACCTCGACGACGGCGTTCTCATCCTCGATACCGACCGCCGGGTGGTCTACGCCAACGCAGCCGCAGCGGCAGTGCTCGACCGCGAGCCGGTCGACGTGCTGGGCGAGCCGGCGAAACGACTCGTCGACGACACCGATCTCGACTTCGACGCGCCCGACGGTCTCGCCGAACTCGAACGCGGCGATCGGACCTACGAGGTCCGGACGTCGCCCATCGCCGATCACCACGATCGCGAGGTCGGGCACACGCTCGTCCTCCACGACATCACGAACCGGAAACGGCGCGAGCGGCGTCTCCGACAACAGCGCGACGAGCTCGACGAACTCGACGCGATCAACACGGTCATCCGCGAGATCAATCAGGCACTGGTCGCGGCGACGACCCGCGACGAGATCGAGCGCGAGGTGTGTGAGCGGCTCGTCGCGTCGGATTCCTACAGGGCGGCGTGGGCCGGACGGGGGCTGATCGACACCGGGGAATCGATCCGCTGGACCGTGGCGGTCGACGACCGTTCGGGCGCTGCGGCGGACGGCGGCGCTGCCGTCACGGTGGACCCGGCGGTGGCGGCGACGGAGGGTCGTTCCGAGACGGACACTCCGCGGATCGTTCCCGAGTCGATCGCCGACGCACCCACGGAACAGGGGTCGTGGACGTCGATCCCGCTGCTCCACGACCGGATCGTCTACGGGGTCGTGGTCCTCTGTACCACCCGGACTGGCGCGTTCGGGGAGCGCGAACTCGCCGTGCTCGCCGAGCTGGGCGAGACGATCGGCCACGCGATCAACGCCGTCGAGAAGGAGCAGCTGCTCGCCGCCGAGACGGTCGTCGAACTCGATCTCGCGTGTTCGGACCGGTCGTCCTTTTTCGTCGACGCGTCGCTGCGGGCGGACTGTACGTTCGAGCTCGACGGCGTGGTGCCGGCCGCCGAGGGGACGCTCCTCGCCTATTTCTCCGTCGCGGGTGCCACGCCGGAGCAGGTCCGGGAGCTGGCGGCCGACGCACCCGGAATCACGAGCATGCGAGCCATCAACGAGGACGCCGACGGTGGCCTGTTCGAGTTCGGGATC from Halococcus agarilyticus includes:
- the eif1A gene encoding translation initiation factor eIF-1A, translating into MSEQNGRRNLRMPDDDELFAVVTEHNGGNHVRVRCEDGENRMGRIPGRMKYRTWIEEGDVVLVEPWSWQDEKANIEWRYKSQDADQLRREGHIE
- a CDS encoding peroxidase family protein, producing MSERYTLEGTVVSPPNGPLADTRIEAFDADSGPDDLLGTTDTDGDGRFELVFDVELIGGPEEGVPEVYVRVLDADTDLHTEAVALSDTTTAVDLFVPVSTDDGETGSSSGGSMGGSMSMDEKPGMPTIPHHGTVNHRGMMNVPRGPASPGHGRFGRLFPYLQAADHDVAFLQELGLPDGPLDEGETPVEEAQAPAGYVFLGQFIDHDITLDPLSSLSRQNDPDALRNFRTPRLDLDNVYGSGPDVSRHLYQSTFGSGPHSGDGEKFLLGLNDADEPNDLSRTRDGTAIIGDPRNDENLLVAQLQHAMLKFHNRVVDWLRDGEDEEVFGEAQQLVRWHYQWVVLEDFLPRVCQPEVVEAVRDEREYYTIDRDDDAYLPLEFAGAAYRFGHSQARFEYRVNDTFDADNPLELFGTNSQTSLGRGFEPVTQDRVVDWRHLFAIEGDIDPQPITGIDPKLAPDLLDLPFMTADEPWLRSLASRNLVRGRRLGLPSGQAVARAMEEEPLSNEEIGFDEALEAHDQPPKTEAPLWYYVLGEARERTGGERLGPVGSRIVAEVLVGLAAADPSSYLTVEPGWEPTLPAPHSDDGEFTMGDLLAFALDY
- a CDS encoding class I SAM-dependent methyltransferase, with protein sequence MDSSEARRRWAERTGAYSPTYYAHHGPNATSEAIRERLASVDRDAAILELGCSVGRHLAHLHDHGYENLHGIEINPDALDVMAETYPELAAQGTFHVDAIQNTITGFDDGRFDVVFSVETLQHVHPDDDWVFDELHRITDDRLITAENEGEAADRRGAATDAVNEVDGVPLYYRNWKDVFTDRGFTEIGAEPVKRGTLRVFRPTRD
- a CDS encoding histidine kinase N-terminal 7TM domain-containing protein; the protein is MVGSAPVYVTLLAVSAAATVGLGLYAWRRRRAPGARAFAGLMAAMTVWSAAGAATTVSFDPGAHLFWENVQYFGIAFVPVCWLLFATAYTGYDEVVSRRSICLLSALPVATLALVWTNPWHGLVWLDSEVVVVGGIATVQHQLGPWFWVNFLYAYTLIGIASFLLLRLAVVSEYLYADQSVLLGIGTVVPLAGNAVSVFGLLPLPGFDLTPFAFTVTGVAFGYALFRQQLLDLVPATRRIGRDAAIADLDDGVLILDTDRRVVYANAAAAAVLDREPVDVLGEPAKRLVDDTDLDFDAPDGLAELERGDRTYEVRTSPIADHHDREVGHTLVLHDITNRKRRERRLRQQRDELDELDAINTVIREINQALVAATTRDEIEREVCERLVASDSYRAAWAGRGLIDTGESIRWTVAVDDRSGAAADGGAAVTVDPAVAATEGRSETDTPRIVPESIADAPTEQGSWTSIPLLHDRIVYGVVVLCTTRTGAFGERELAVLAELGETIGHAINAVEKEQLLAAETVVELDLACSDRSSFFVDASLRADCTFELDGVVPAAEGTLLAYFSVAGATPEQVRELAADAPGITSMRAINEDADGGLFEFGIVDGSPLVPITSYGAHVRSARVASGQCRLACDVASEADARALLEHLREAFPKTNLLAKRESNRSIETMERFPDDGLDDLTDRQRETLEIAYRAGYFDWPRESTAEEVAASMGIAAPTLHRHLRRAHDKLLAEFFEEHR
- a CDS encoding HAD family hydrolase, producing MTEYDAVLFDNDGVLIEPPAPDTQREATRAAFAEMGIDAVDRRHVLDVVNGVTVERLHEICAAHDLDPDAFWEARERHDERSQLDAFRAGTRDRYDDVAAITDLSQACGVVSNNHHSTVAFVLEFFELRSPFDTHYGREKTVDSLWHKKPNPHYLDRALDDLDAESALYVGDSESDVIAARRAGIDSVFVRRAHCRDVTLAATPTYEADDLHEVAAIVDR
- a CDS encoding cupredoxin domain-containing protein gives rise to the protein MTDPNHSTDDSGIDYGLDRRRVIQALGAGVGLSAFSGIASAHGDEDESDGRIPVDRLQDGNALVSDHEVHPVYGFSSQVAKVAPPVEPDHEVQALISQGEGGAGFFFEPTGLYVEPGDTVKFTMATPHHNVVAYHPQFGYQRRIPRLVPPFSGPLLPQGGYWLYTFEKPGVYEMNCAPHEIFGMAMRIVVGEVSGPAADPLPDLCAQPPGGGEGGGEGGESEGPSLRPPGLTAYTVLSDPAMAPDRIVERGSVSWEEIDPQNRQVFVQVEGFPPCGPSGGAEG